The following are encoded together in the Pedobacter steynii genome:
- a CDS encoding YihY/virulence factor BrkB family protein, with protein MEWVHRQLLKIRIYALFIDWTKVCVLPGFSPLPLYTIASFFFKEIGKDSLVNKASSLAYNFMLALFPAIIFLFTLIPFIPRRIGFQKQLMDFIVLILPADAYRAFETTLNEIVNKPNRGLLSFGFFLSLFFATNGVHSLMMAFNKSSLIIETRTWLKQRLIAILLTIAIALSVIICIVAMTIGEVALNYIDDELNIKGNFIAYLIQLTRWSLLGILYFVTISILYKYGPAHAKKWRFFSAGSCLSTILAFLTIWGFSFYINNFSSYNKVYGSISTLIVLMIWLYLNSLILLVGFELNASVDLSKRSVKIIRPNFNMFKNTPPNPGNSER; from the coding sequence ATGGAGTGGGTACATAGGCAACTATTAAAAATCAGGATTTATGCTTTGTTTATAGACTGGACCAAAGTATGTGTACTTCCAGGTTTTAGTCCGCTGCCGCTTTATACCATCGCTTCGTTTTTCTTTAAGGAGATCGGGAAGGATTCTTTAGTCAATAAGGCCTCTTCTCTTGCCTATAATTTTATGCTGGCTTTATTTCCTGCCATCATCTTTCTGTTTACTTTAATTCCGTTTATTCCAAGGCGTATAGGCTTCCAGAAACAGCTGATGGATTTCATTGTGCTGATCCTGCCGGCCGATGCTTATAGAGCCTTTGAGACCACTTTAAATGAAATTGTAAACAAGCCTAACCGGGGATTGTTATCCTTTGGTTTTTTCCTTTCTCTATTTTTCGCTACAAATGGCGTGCATAGTCTGATGATGGCCTTTAACAAGTCATCCCTGATTATAGAAACGAGGACCTGGTTAAAGCAACGCTTAATTGCAATACTGCTGACCATCGCGATTGCGCTTTCTGTGATCATTTGTATCGTGGCGATGACCATCGGAGAGGTTGCTTTAAATTACATTGATGATGAACTGAACATCAAAGGAAACTTCATTGCTTACCTCATTCAGTTAACCCGCTGGTCGCTCCTTGGGATTCTGTATTTTGTGACCATCTCGATTTTATACAAATACGGACCCGCACATGCAAAAAAATGGAGATTCTTTAGCGCAGGTTCCTGCCTGTCTACAATCCTGGCATTTTTAACGATCTGGGGATTCTCTTTTTATATCAATAATTTCAGTTCTTACAATAAAGTATATGGTTCAATTAGTACTTTAATTGTGCTGATGATCTGGCTTTATTTAAATTCTTTGATCTTATTGGTGGGATTTGAGCTCAATGCGAGTGTAGATTTGTCGAAAAGAAGTGTAAAAATCATCCGTCCGAACTTCAATATGTTCAAAAATACACCGCCTAACCCGGGGAATTCAGAAAGATAA
- a CDS encoding SDR family NAD(P)-dependent oxidoreductase: MERLINKVAVVTGASKGIGAAIAKHFAAEGAKVVVNYASSKEGAEKVVKAIIDNGGTAIAVQADVSKAADVIRLFEETEKAYGTLNVLVNNAVSQGYAPIEQISVEAFHQSFNVNVLGPILTIQAALKLFGDEGGNIINISSGASKYPLPNASLYSATKAALDAFTIALSKELGAKKVRINSVLPGATETEGATSAGVTAGSDYEKMFIANTPLGRRGQPEDIAKAAVFLASDDAGWITGEQISVSGGMYGF; encoded by the coding sequence ATGGAAAGATTAATAAATAAAGTGGCGGTTGTTACCGGTGCTTCAAAAGGAATAGGCGCAGCCATAGCGAAACATTTTGCTGCAGAAGGCGCAAAAGTTGTGGTGAATTATGCCTCAAGTAAAGAAGGCGCAGAAAAAGTGGTGAAAGCCATAATAGATAATGGAGGCACAGCCATCGCCGTGCAGGCAGATGTATCTAAAGCAGCTGACGTGATTAGGCTGTTTGAAGAAACGGAAAAAGCCTACGGCACATTAAATGTTTTAGTTAACAATGCAGTATCACAGGGTTACGCACCTATTGAGCAGATTTCGGTAGAGGCATTTCACCAGAGTTTTAATGTCAATGTGTTAGGGCCAATATTGACTATTCAGGCAGCATTGAAACTTTTTGGTGATGAGGGCGGCAACATCATTAATATTAGTTCGGGAGCAAGTAAATATCCACTTCCGAATGCTTCATTGTACTCTGCAACTAAGGCTGCACTAGACGCCTTCACTATCGCTTTGTCAAAAGAACTGGGTGCAAAAAAGGTTCGGATCAATTCAGTTTTACCTGGCGCCACAGAAACAGAAGGTGCAACCAGTGCGGGTGTAACCGCCGGAAGTGATTATGAAAAAATGTTTATTGCCAATACACCACTTGGCCGAAGAGGCCAGCCCGAAGATATTGCGAAAGCCGCGGTATTTCTCGCATCTGATGATGCGGGTTGGATCACTGGTGAGCAAATATCAGTTTCGGGCGGTATGTATGGTTTCTAA